The sequence GGGTGGTCTTGCCGGCGCCGTTGGGGCCGACGACGGCGATGGTGGTTCCGGCGTCCGCGTCGAGGGTGAGTTCGTTGAATCCGGTGACCGTGGCGTGGAGCGGCCAGCTCCCCCCGTCGCCGTCGAGGTGGGGCGCGACCGCCGCGGTGGCGTATGTGTCCTGCGGGGCGGAGCCGGATTCGTCCGCCGGAACGTGCGGCCGGGCGGCGGCCCTGTCCGGGGTGCCGGTCCAGCGTCCGCGCAGGGCGATGAGGACGACCATGGCGATGGCGAGGAGGAACAGGGAGACCGACGTGGCGGCTTCCGGGTCGTCCTGGAGCAGCAGGTAGACCTGGAGGGGCAGCGTCTGGGTGGTGCCGGGGAGATTGCCCGCGAAGGTGATGGTCGCGCCGAACTCACCGAGTGCGCGCGCCCAGGTGAGGGCGGCGCCCGCGGCGAGCCCGGGGGCGACCATCGGCAGGGTGACGGTGAGGAACACCCGTACCGGCGAAGCTCCCAGGGAGGCCGCGGTCTCCTCGTAACGGGGGCGCAGCCCGCCGAGTGCTCCTTCGAGGCTGATGATCAGGAACGGCATCGCGACGAACGTCGCGGCGAGGACGGCGCCGGAGGTGTGGAAGGGCAGCGTGATGCCGAACGCGTCCTCCAGCCACGGCCCGAGCAGCCCGCGGCGGCCGAAGGCCAGCAGGAGGGCGACACCGCCGACGGTGGGCGGCAGCACCATGGGCAGCAGCACGAGGGTCCGGACGAACGCCTTGCCGGGGAAGTCGACCCGGGCCAGCAGCCAGGCCAGGGGAACACCGAGGACGAGGGAGAGGCCCAGTGCCCAGGCCGAGACGATCAGGGAGAGCTTCAGCGCCTCGGTCGTCCCGGGGCTCGTGAGGTGAGCGCCCAGGTCGGCCCATGAGGTGCGGGCGAGGATCCCGATCAGCGGCAGCAGCAGGAAGGCGATGGCCAGCAGCGCGGGGATCGCCAGGGCCATCGGTGCGCGGGGGCCGGTGGCGCGGTGGCGAAGGCGTCTCATCGAAGGTCCCTGATGCTCGAAGTGCCGTGCGGGCGGCCCGGCCCCCGAACCGGGCCGCCCGCACGGGTCGGTGGCCTGTTACGGCTTCTGGAAGCCGGCGGCGGCGAGGATCTTCTGGGCCTCGGGGGTGGACAGCCACGCCACGAACGCGGTCGCGGCCTCGCTGTGCTTCGAGGTCTTCAGCGTCGCGGCCGGGTAGGAGGCGACGGCGTTCTGCGCGTCCGGGATGTCGATCGCCTCGACCTTGTCGGTGGCCGTGGCGGCGTCCGTCCTGTAGACGAGACCGGCGTCGGCCTCGCCGAGTTCGACCTTGCTGAGGACGGCGCGGACGTTGGGCTCCTGGGAGACCGGCTTCACGTCGATCTTCTGTGCGTCCAGGATCTGCTGGCTGTAGCGCCCGACCGGAACCTCGGGCGCGGCGAGAACCACCTTCAGCTTCGGGTCCGCGAGGTCCTTGAGGTTCTCGACCTTCTCCGGGTTGCCCTTGCCCGTGGCGATCACCAGGCGGTTCTTGGCGATGACGGTCGGCGCTCCGGTGTCGGACTTCAGCCCGTCCATCGTCTTGGTGTCCGCGGTGACCAGAGCGTCGGCAGGTGCGCCCTGCTTGACCTGGGCGGCGAGCTCCTGCGAACCGGCGAAGGAGAACGTCACCTTCGTGCCGGGGTGTTCCTTCTCGTAGGCCGCACCGGCCGTCTTGAAGACATCGGTGAGCGAGGAGGCGGCCAGAACCGTCAGGTCGGCCTTCGGCGCGCCCGAGGAGGTGGCCTTGTCGCCCGAGTCCTTCTTGTCGTCGTCGCTGCCGCAGGCGGCCAGCGGAACGAGGAGAGCGGCCGTGAGGATCGCGGCCGCGGTACGCCGCCCGGTGAAGGTGAGGGACATGAGGGTGGGACTCCTTGGGGACGCGGTCGGCCGGTGCCGCCCGAGCGGATGATGGTGAGCCGCGCCGGGGACGGGCGACGCCGCTGGGTGGAGCAGTGGATCAGGTGCGATCGATGTGCACGCTGGTCGACTTGACGCGGGCGGTGGCCTGCATGCCGACCTCCAGCCCCAGCTCTTCGACCGCTTCCCGGGTCAGGAGCGAGACGAGGCGGTGCGGGCCGGCCTGGATCTCCACCTGGGCCGCGACGTCGCCGAGTTTCACGGCGGTGACGATGCCGGGAAAGGCGTTGCGGGCCGAGGTGTAGGACGCGTCGTCCTCACCGGTGCCCGCCTGGGCGACTTCGATGGAGAACGCGGCCAGGTCCCGGCCGTCGATGAGGCGGCGACCGCTCTCCTCGCGGTGGGTCGCGACCCGTCCGGCATCCGCCCAGCGGCGGGCTGTGTCGGGGCTGACGCCGAGCAGACGAGCGGCCTGCCCGATGGTGTAGGACTGCATGTGCGACACGTTAGAGGAACTTAGCTCGTATTTACAAAGCTTAATGCGAACCTCCATGGTAAATGCGCCGCCACCTGGAGGATGATCCGAAAGCGGTGCCCGAGGGCTCTCCAGGAAAATGCAGACCAGAAAATAGCTGGCAATTCCGTACAAATTCGATGCGCCCTTCATCGGCCCTGAGCGGGCTCGGCAGCCCGCCGAACCTCAGCCGGGCCGCGCCTTCCGCCCCGGCTCGGGCCACACGCCGACCAGCACACGGGTGATGGCACTGACGTACCGCGCCCCGCACCGGTCGACGGGCACCACCAACTGGCTCCCGGCCACGTCGAGATCCTCGCCGTCCATCCGGGTGGCCAGGAGGACCGGGGCGTTGCCGAAATCGGCGTCGATCTCCGCCCAGGCCAGCACCGTGCGGTGCCCGTCCCCACCGGACACCGCGAGTACGAAGCGGGAACGGTCCTTGCGCCGACGGACATCGAACAGCGGCTGCGCGTCAAGGACCACCTCACGCAGCAGGGGCCCTTCGAACCGGTGCCGCCGCGGGCCGCCGGTGGCGCAGTCGAAGACCACCTCGGCCCGGTGCTGCTCCCATCCGGCCCGTAGATCACCCACCGTCAGCGTCGCCGGCCGGACGACCTCCCCGAGCACGGTCAACGAGGCGAAGCGCGCCGGGGGAGTACGGGACTGCGCACTGAGTCGGCTCATGGGATCCCCCAGTCGAACGGCCCGCGGGGCGGCTGTCAGAAGGTATGCCCCGCAGCTGTTCGACGGAATCGTGCATGCGAGGACATCCACCTCCTTTACCTGGCTTCTGGGAATCGACACAGGGGATTCCCTTCATATCTGGCAGCCCGCGAGCCCGCGAGCCCGCAGCCCGCCCACCGTGCCCGCAGCCCGCCGGGGGATCAGCCGGCGGCCGTCCCCGCGCGTCGGTCCAGGGCGAGCCAGACACGGTCGCGGGTCAGGGGAAGTTCGGTGAACCGGATGCCGGTGGCGTCGCGCAGAGCGTTGGCGAACGCCGGTGCGACCGGGTTGAAGGGGCTCTCGCTCATCGACTTCGCCCCGAGCGGACCGATCGCGTCGGAGGTCTCCATGAAGTGCACCTCGGTACGGGGGATGTCGGCGTACTGGGGGAGCCGGTACTGGCGGAACGCGGTGGTGGTGACTTCGCCGCGATCGTTCAGACGGACGTTCTCGAAGAGTGTGGCGCCCAGCGCCTGCGCGATGCCGCCCTCGATCTGTCCCCGGCACTGCATGGGGTTCATCACCTTGCCCGCGTCCGCCGCGTGCACACTGCGCAGCACCCTGATCTCCCCGGTCCCGGGGTCCACGGCCAGCCGGAACCACTGCGCGTTGAAGGCGACGGAACGCGGCGTACCGCCGAAATGGCCGTCCGCCGCGAGTTCCTGTCCGGCCGTCCGGGCCGCCGCGTACAGCTCCTTCAGCAGGACGCGCCGACGACGGCACTCGACAGCGTCCTCGTCGAGGCGGCACTCCTCGCGGGCCGCACCGAGGTGCTCCGCCGCGAAGTCCAGGATCTTCGCGGCGAGGGCCCGGGAGGCGCGGAGGGTCGCTTTGCCGGCCACCACGGTTCCCGTCGATCCGAACGCCCCGGTGTCGTGCTTCACGACGTCGGTGTCGGACTGGCGCACGGTGATCCGGTCGACCGTGGCCGCCAGCTCTCCGGCCGCGATCTGGCGGTGGACGGTGGTGGTGCCGTTGCCGAACTCCGCGGTTCCCACGGCCAGGTCGTAGGTACCGTCCGCCCGGAGACCGATCCGGGCATCGGCGATGTGGCCCCCGGGCGGCCCGGTCGCGATCATGGACAGTGCTGTCCCCTCACCCACGAGCCAGCCAGGGGGCGCCGGTTGTGCGGACTCCCTCCGCGCGTCGCGCACGACGGCCAGGCACTGGTCGAGTCCGTAGCTGGCGATGTGCAGGTCCTCCTCCTCGCCGCCCGGACCGGTCATGGCCTCGCCGGGACCGATGATGTTGCGCTCCCGGAACGCCAGAGGGTCCATGCCGAGCAGCCGGGCCAGTTCGTCCATCACCGACTCCATGGCGAAGACGACCTGTCCGAGCCCGTATCCACGAAAGGCGCCCGCCGGTACCGCATGGGTGTAGACGGAATACCCGTCGGCCTTCTTGTGCGGAGCGCGGTAGACGGCCAGCGACTCACCGACACTGTGGAACATCACCGCCGGGCCGTGATTGCCGTACGCCCCGGTGTTGGAGACCACGCGCAGCTGGATCGCGGTCAGGGTGCCGTTCTTCCGGGCACCGGCCTTCACCCGGACGGTGAACGGGTGCCGGGTGGTGGCCCCGTAGAACTGCTCGGCACGGGTGTACTCGAGTTTCACGGGCCGGTGCAGACGCATCGCGGCGAGTACGACGATGTCCTCGACGATCATTTCCTGCTTGCCGCCGAAACCACCGCCCACCCTCCCCGCCAGCACACGGACCTGCTCCATGGGCAGATCGAACAGGGTGCACAGGGCCCGGCGGGTGAGGAAGGGCGTCTGTGTGCTGGAGCGCACGACGATGCGCTCGGCCCCCTCGTCCGTCTCCTCGAACCAGGCCACGGCGCCGTGCGTCTCCAGGCTCGCGTGCTGGACCCGCTGGGTACGGAACGTCTCCTCGTACACCACGTCCGCCTCGGCGAAGCCCTCCTCCACCGACCCGGTCTCCCCGTGCACCTCACCCACGACGTTGTTCTGCGGCCGGGAGATACGTGCGGTTCCGGCGTCCTTGGCGTGCACGACCGGTGCACCGGGAAGCATCGCCTCCTCCGGGTCGAGGACCGCGGGCAGCACCTCGTACGTCACCTCGACGCGCCGGCAGGCTTCCTCCGCCGCCGCCTCGCTGTCGGCGACGACCGCGGCCACCCGCTGGCCGGCATGGCGCACGGTGTCGTCGAGGAGCCGGGTGTCGTCCGGGTCCTCGGTGGGGTGCTCGTGCCGGGCACTCGAATAGTGCCGTTCAGGGGCGTCGTGGTGGGTGAGGACCAGATGCACCCCCGGTACGCGCAGCGCGGCGGCCGTGTCGATGGCGGTGATCCGGGCGTGCGGGTGCGGGGAGCGCAGCAGCTTCATGTGCAGCAGACCGGGTACGTCGATGTCGAAGGTGTACCGGGCCGTTCCCGTGACCACCTGCGGGCCCGCGGGCGCGGGAAGGTTCCGGCCCACCGCGGCACCCGCGCACGGAGCCTCGACGTGCTTCACACCGCGTACGGCGTCCTCGATGGCGCGGTATCCGGTGCAGCGGCAGAGATTCCCCTTGAAGGCACGCGGCAGGTCACCGAGCTGTTCGTCGTCCAGCGCCGCGGTGGTCATCAGATATCCGGCCGTGCAGAAGCCGCACTGGAACCCCTGGGCATCGAGGAACTTCTGCTGCACCGGGTGGAGTTCACCGTCGGTGGCCAGACCTTCGACGGTGGTCACCGACCGGCCCGCGGCGCGGAGGGCGGGGAAGAGGCAGCTGTGCACGGGCCTGCCGTCCACATGAACCGTGCAGGCCCCGCAGTCGCCCGCGTCGCACCCCTTCTTCACACCGAACCAGCCGCGCTCGCGCAGATAGGTCCGCAGGCACTGGCCCGGTCGCGGTTCGGCGTCGAAAGGCCGCTCATTGACGTGGATCCCGAAGCTCATCGGTCGCCCCTCGTGGTCAGCTCGCGGCGGATCTCCTCGGCCAGGCGGAAGGCCATGTGGCGCCGCCAGGCGGGCAGTCCGTGGATGTCGTCGTACCAGTCGGCGTCCCCGACGGCCCCTTCGAGGGCGTTTCTCAGTTCCCGCGCGTCCGGTGGCAACGGGAACCAGAGGCGGAAGGGGCGAACCGTGGCCGCGGTCACCGTCACGGACAGCGAGCCGTCCACCGGGTCGAGCACCCCGATGACCAGAGCGCCGGACCGGCCCAGACCGTACAGGGACGCCTGGCGGAAGGCGGTGCGCGAGGCCATGGCACGGGCGGGCAGCGTGACGGAGCGCAGCAACTCACCCTCGCCCAGGTCCTTCAGCCCGGCACCGACGACGAAGTCCACCACCCGCGGACGGCGGAGCGAACCGTCCTGCGCCTGGAGCAGGCACTCGCCGTCGAGCGCGGCGGTGAGCGAGATCATCGGACCGGCCGGCAGGCCGTTGCAGAGGTTCCCGCCGACCGTGGCCATGTTCCAGATCTTGAACGAGGCCAGGAACGCGCGGCAGCACTGCTCGAACAGCGGAGCCGCCCGTGCTCCGCACCCGCGTCCGAAGCGGGACAGCTCCGCGACGGTGCAGGTCGCGGCGATCTCCACCGAACCGTCGGGGAGGCGCCGGACCGGCTCCCAGCCCATCCGGCTCAGATCCACCAGTCGCCGCAGGTGCGGCTGAGGCTCGGAGAACAGATAGGTGCCGCCCGCGAGCCAGGCATCGCCAGGCCGCCAGGGTGCGGGGATCCGGGCATCGCGTACATCCCGCACTGTATGGAGATCCATCGTGCACTCCGCTCCGGCCGTTGCGTCTTCGGCCACCGACGGGCTCAGTGAAGCAAGAGGGCGACCCCGCGCACGACTGGTGCGGAACACGAGAAAGGACAAGCCGCCGCCTCCCGCGCTGGAGGATCACCCAAGAGATGTATCGCTTGCATCACCTGGCATTTACGATGACTCGACTCGTATTCGCCTCGTGAATGTGAGATGACGGGTGCAGCTCGTCAGCCGCGCAAGGAGCAAGACCATGCACGTCGAAAATCTCCTCCAGCTCGACGCTCTCGACCTCACTCTGGTGTGGGGCGACAGCCGGCTCCTGGCCCGGGAGATCAGCGGGGTCACCGCCACCGACCTGGAGGACCCCACGCGCTTTCTCCAGCGGGGCGAGGTCGTCCTCAGCGGCCTGGTCTGGTGGAACCCCACCGACCGCCCCGAGAAGGCGGACCGGTTCGTCGCGGCGCTTCAGTCGGCCGGGGTCGCGGCCCTCCTCGCCGGCGAGGAGACGCACGGCACCGTCCCCGACGTCCTCACCGACTCCTGCCGAGCACGCGGCGTCGCGCTCATCGCCGTACCCGCGCACACCGGCTTCCGGGCCATCACCGAGGCGGTCTACCTCAGACAGTGGGGCGACCTCAGCCGTCGCCCCGCCCACCACCACGCGCTGCCCGAGAACGTACGCAGGGAACTCAGCTCCCTCCTGGAAGCCGACGCGGACCTGGACACCCTGCTCGACCGCGCCTTCGCCCACCTGGGAACCCCGGCCTGCTACGTCCTCAGCGCCACCGGCCGAACCCTCGCGCGCACCTCGTCCACCGTGCCCCTGACGGCGGAACAGGGCGTGGAGCGCCTGCGGAGTTCCACCGGAGTCACGCTGCGCGTCGAAACGGACGGCTCCCCCTACGCGGTCCGACACCTCCACCTGCTCGACACCGAAGGGGCCCCGCCGCGCGTCCTGCACGAGATGGCCGACGTCCTCGCCCAGCACCAGCACCGCGGTACGCGCGGCGAGGAGGCGGCACGCGAAAGGGCCCGCGCCCTCATCTCGTCGATCGACGCCCCGGGGACGGATGCCACGTCACTGAGCCGCGCACTTCTGGGCTGCGGCCTGCCCGCCCAGGGTCCGTACCACGTCATCACGGCGCGCTCGGCGCACGACGACGACGCCCGCGCAGCGGTGGACGCCCTGTCCGAGGCGCTGCGCCACACTCCTGACCGCCCCTTCGCCGTGGGTGCGTCCGAGGGGGGCGAAGCCGTGGCGGTCGTCCAGGGCGAACCCGGCACGGAAGGGGACCGGCTCCAGGCCGTGTGGCCGCTCCTGCGCTCCTGCCACCCCGCCGCCCCACTCCACGGCGGCGTGGGAGCGGTCGCCGCGGAGCCCGGGGGCCTGCGCGGCAGCCTCGCGCAGGCCCGGTACGCGTGGGCCGCGGCCCACGAGACCGCACCCGCGGCGACCGCGCCGGCCTCCGTGGACGACCTCACCACCCTGCACGCCCTGCTCGCCGGAGTGCCGCTGTCCGTACGCGAGGTCTTCAGCGCCCGCACCCTGGGCCCGCTCGTCGACGGTGACGGCGCCTCGCAGCGCATGCTCCTGGAAACCCTCGAAGTCTTCCTGGCCCACAACGGCTCCTGGGCCCGCACCGCCGAAGCCCTCCACCTGCACGTCAACACCGTCCACTACCGGGTCCGGCGTATCGAGACGCTCACCGGCCGCGACCTGTCGCGCCTCGACCACAAACTCGACCTGCGAGCGGCCCTGCTCTGCCGTTGACCGCGTCGGACGCGGCTCAGCCCTGGCTTCCCGGGCGGTCGATGTGCACGTTCGTCGACTTGACCCGTGCCGTCGCCAGGACCCCTACTTCCAGGCCGAGTTCCTCCACGGACTCGCGGCTGATCAGTGATACCAGCCGGTGCGGCCCCGACTGGATCTCCACCTGAGCCACGATGTCGTCGACCGTCACCGCGGTGACGATGCCGGCGAACGAATTCCGCACGGACGTCAGAACCCCACCGGGCACCGGATGCAGACCCGCCGCCCGCTCCGTGGCGAAACCCGCCAGGCTGACCCCGTCGATCATCCGGTTGCCCGACCCGCCCCGGTCCATCACGAGGTGACCGCCGTCCGCCCATCGGCGAACGGTTTCCGGACTGACAGCCAGCAGCTCCGCGGCCTGGCCAATGCTGTACGAAGGCACCCCGGCACTCTAGGCCAACGAGGAAGGGCGCGGGCCGCCGACGCGATCCTCGCGGACGGCGCCGGTACCTCACGGAGAGGTCCGCACGTGCACCGACCGGGCCCGCGCGCATGCCCTCGCCGAGAACAAGGCTCTCTCCGGGCCCGCTGCTCGCCACCGGGTACGAGGTCTACGCGGAGGAGTGCAAGGACGGAGCGGGAAGCGCGCCGACGTCGACGCAGCCTCGAAACCACGTGTCTCAGCCGCTGCGTCTCCTTATTGCAAGGCGCGGGTCGATCACCGTATGGTCTCGCGGGCGACGGAGATCACGACGGGGATTCCGCCGGCGGGCGCCGCGAAGTCCTCGGGCCGATGGGCGGCGACGGATTCGCCGCACGGCGGGCCGACGGCCGCGCCCGTCCTGCCTGCACCGGGAGAGCGAACGACGGACCTGCGTCGTCCCGCCCTCCGCCGCACCGCCGCCCTGTAGCGACCGGCGCCGTTCGCATCGGACCAGCCGCCCGTGACCACACCGCCCAGCGGGACGCGACCCGTCGAGTCGGCGGGTCGGGCCCGGTAGGGGGTTCGGCGCCGACAGGTCAGGGCGCGTCGCGCCGCGAGCCCTTCCGGTAGACGTGCTGGTCACTTCGCACATCGAACAAGGAGAGATCTTGTCCACCCATCCACTCACGACGGACACCGGCGAACTCGGCTCGCTGCCCCACGATTTTCCCTTCGATCCTGCCCACGGCTACGACCTGCGGAGCCTCCTCGCGGTGAAGGCGCCGCCGGGCCCGGACGACTTCGCCGACTTCTGGCGAGAGCGCCATGCGAGTGCGCTGCGTATCGGCACGGCGCCCCGGATCGAGGGGCCCTGGGCCACGGTGAACGGCATGCGGATCGCCGACGTCACGTACACGTCCGCCGACGGCGTCCGCATCGGCGGGTGGCTGACCGTCCCCGCCGACGGACCCGTCACCCAGGGCTGTGTGGCGACCCATGGATACGGAGGCCGGGAGGCCCCGGACCCCTGGCAGTGCCCGCCGGAGACCGCGACCATCTGGCCCTGTCTGCGCGGGCTCGGGACGCGGAGCCTGCTGCCCGGCGTTCCCTCCAAGTCGGCGGGGCACGTCCTGCACGGCATCGGCGCCAGGGAGTCGTACCTCATCGGCGGATGCGTGGCGGACGTCTGGTGCGCGGCCACCGCACTGCGGCAACTGGTGCCGGAGGCTGCCGGACGGCTGACGTACCTGGGCACGAGTTTCGGCGGCGGCATCGGGGCGCTGGCACTCCCCTGGGACGACCGTTTCCACGCCGCCGGCCTGACCGTGCCGACCTTCGGAAACCATCCGCTCCGGGTGACGCTTCCCTGCACGGGCAGCGGTGAGTCGGTGCGTACGCGGCTCGCCGAGGAACCCTCGGTGCTGGATGTCCTCGCGTACTTCGACGCCGCGACGGCGGCCCGGCACCTCACGATCCCCGTACATGTGGGTGCCGCCCTGTTCGATCCATCGGTGCCCCCACCCGGACAGTTCGCGGTGCACAACGCACTGGCCGGGCCGCGCGAACTCGTGGTTCTGCGGGCGGGGCACTTCGACCACCCGGGCGAGCGGGCCGAGACCGCGGCCCTGGAAGAGGCCCAGCGACGCTTCCTGACGGGGCCGGATCCCATGGTGCGGCGCCCCACCGCCTGACCGTCCGCCGCACGACCGGCTCCGCCGGGCCGAGGTCCTCACGGGTTCCTGCCCGGTGGCCCGGTGGTTCCGCGACGTCACGGACGTCCGGTCCGCAGCACATCGCGGGGCCGCCACGGTCGCTGATTTTCAGGTACAGGCGTCGATCAGGCGCGATATGCTGATGCAGAATGTGCAAGGGATTTGCAGAACGAGGAGGGCCATGGTTACGCGGGCGACTGATTCAGGGACGAACCAGAGCGTCGAACGAGCGGTATCGGTGCTGCGCGCACTCGACTCCGGCCGGGCCGAACTCCGTGTCTCCGACGTCGCCGAGCTCACCGGACTGGGCTCCTCGACCACCTCCCGCCTGCTGTCCACCCTGGAGCGCCTCGACATGGTCGAACGCGATCCGGTCAGCAACCTCTACCGCCTCAGCCTGGGCCTTCTCCCGCTGGCCGCCACCGCCACCAACCGCCACCCCGTGCACCGGGCCGCCCGCATGGTGCTCCAGGGCCTCGCCACCCGCACCGGGCTCGGGGCCAACGTGGCCGTACGCCGCGGTGGCGAGCTGATGTTCCTGTGCAATTTCGAGGGCACGCGCGCCCCCAAGTCCCATACGCAGGCGGGACACACCGCACCGCTGCACGCCACGAGCATCGGCAAGTGCCTGCTCAGCGGTCTGACCCCCGAAGCGCGTCGCGAGCTGCTGGGAGATCCGCTCGACGCGCACACGGAGTACACGACCACCAGTCACGACCTCCTCGACGCCGAGATCGACACCGTCCGGCGCACCGGCTACGCCGTGGAGGCCGAGGAGCGCGCCCTGGGCCGTGCGTCCCTCGCCGCACCGGTCAGGGACGCTTCGGGGGAGATCGTCGCGGCCATCTCCCTCTGGGGCCCGGCCTCGGTGCTCGAGGACCGCCCCGACACCGAGGGGCAGCGCCTCGTCCTCGTACGCGAGGTCATCGAGGCCGCCGACGCCATCAGTCAGGCACTCGGCGCGCTCTGACGTATACGGCGAAGGGGTCCGGTGGAGGCCGATCGGCCTCCACCGGACCCCTTCGCCGTACGGCTACGCGCCGTACGCCTTGAAGGCGATCACGTGCGCGTGCCGTGCCCCGTGCGTCGCGTCGACCACGAGTCGGAGTGCGTCGGTGCGTACGGGGCCGCCGTCCGGGGCCTTCAACGCGTGGACACGGTGGCGTCGCCGGTTGTCCGTCACCGTCAGGAGCGTGTGCCACGTACCGGCGGCGTCGCACCTCTGGACGCGGTAGTCGCGTACGAGTTCCGGCATGACCTCGTACGGGGTGCGGTGGCGGTGCAGGTTGTTGAGATACTCGTCGACGTCATCGTCGAAGACCAGGCGGATCTCGGTGAGTTCCTGCTCGTCCTGCCAGTCCAGAC is a genomic window of Streptomyces sp. NBC_01237 containing:
- a CDS encoding IclR family transcriptional regulator, whose translation is MVTRATDSGTNQSVERAVSVLRALDSGRAELRVSDVAELTGLGSSTTSRLLSTLERLDMVERDPVSNLYRLSLGLLPLAATATNRHPVHRAARMVLQGLATRTGLGANVAVRRGGELMFLCNFEGTRAPKSHTQAGHTAPLHATSIGKCLLSGLTPEARRELLGDPLDAHTEYTTTSHDLLDAEIDTVRRTGYAVEAEERALGRASLAAPVRDASGEIVAAISLWGPASVLEDRPDTEGQRLVLVREVIEAADAISQALGAL